From a region of the Acinetobacter larvae genome:
- a CDS encoding DUF485 domain-containing protein, which yields MDGQQVERILHNPKFKEMVAKKRNLSWTLTAIMLIVYVGFMLLVGYNKEFLMSSFDGGVTTWGIPLGLGIIVLSFVLSGIYSFIANNFLDKLTQEAMREVEAITHDKGAN from the coding sequence ATGGACGGACAACAGGTAGAACGTATTCTACACAATCCAAAGTTCAAAGAGATGGTCGCAAAAAAAAGAAATTTAAGTTGGACACTTACGGCAATTATGTTGATTGTGTATGTCGGATTTATGCTTCTAGTTGGCTATAACAAAGAATTTTTGATGAGTTCATTTGATGGTGGTGTAACCACTTGGGGAATTCCATTAGGACTTGGAATTATTGTATTGTCATTCGTTTTGTCAGGTATTTATTCTTTTATCGCAAATAACTTTTTGGACAAGCTGACACAAGAAGCCATGCGTGAAGTGGAAGCAATCACACATGACAAGGGAGCAAACTAA
- a CDS encoding response regulator transcription factor encodes MNILIVDDHPLFRHALIQAVRYSFPQVQIHETAAVNEFYERLEKGPEPDLVLLDLSLPGASGFSALIYVRAQYPAIPIIVVSAHEEVSIIQRAVAHGAAGYIPKSSHPSHIGEAIRQVLEGDVWLPPNLPLNLSFDARAADEAALAERIQSLTPQQFRVLMMVSGGLLNKQIAYELDVSEATIKAHLTSIFRKLGVQNRTQAVLAISALNLEEKRL; translated from the coding sequence ATGAATATATTAATTGTTGATGATCATCCGCTATTTCGTCATGCTTTAATTCAAGCTGTACGTTATAGTTTCCCGCAGGTACAAATTCATGAAACTGCTGCAGTGAATGAATTTTATGAACGTTTGGAAAAGGGGCCAGAACCTGATTTAGTATTGTTAGATTTAAGTTTACCAGGCGCTTCTGGTTTCTCTGCTTTGATCTATGTACGTGCTCAGTATCCAGCTATCCCGATCATCGTTGTATCTGCACATGAAGAAGTATCTATTATTCAACGTGCAGTCGCACATGGAGCCGCAGGCTATATCCCAAAATCATCACACCCGAGCCATATTGGTGAAGCAATTCGTCAGGTATTGGAGGGGGATGTTTGGTTGCCACCGAATCTACCATTGAATCTTAGTTTTGATGCCCGTGCCGCAGATGAAGCTGCATTAGCAGAGCGTATCCAATCTTTGACGCCGCAGCAATTTAGAGTATTGATGATGGTTTCTGGTGGTTTACTCAATAAGCAAATTGCTTATGAGCTCGATGTTTCCGAGGCAACAATCAAAGCGCATTTAACGTCTATTTTCAGAAAACTGGGTGTGCAAAATCGTACTCAGGCTGTGCTTGCTATTAGTGCACTCAATTTGGAAGAAAAAAGGCTATAA
- a CDS encoding PAS domain-containing hybrid sensor histidine kinase/response regulator has product MNSWLIIGTLALYILILFGCAFYGEKHASRLSKRGRMLLFSLTLGVYCSSWTFYGATGAAVRDGILFLPIYLGPLIFIGLGYDIWRRLGRVRRHHAISSIADFVAARYGKSGALASLVTILAVIAIIPYLALQLRAIALSASVLLNHNTHLVSTTTNSVLALTAVLAVLAMMFGTRQIANTEQHGGLMLAVAFESFVKLFALIMVALFFIFESPDNIVQISHDVEQTFHKVQQFGVPETFWIQTLLAGLAIICLPRQFHVAVVELHDEKHIKGARLWFTLYLVLTILAIIPIASWAMHVAPDYLTIPDIAVLSLPLSYQHDWLTLLAFLGGFSASTGMLLVSSVALSIMLSNDLIIPALWRFGILSRQDKFLPVVLKLTRRICIVVVMLLGFLFFNFFKDIDQLSVFGLLAFSAVAQFAPALIGGLYWRGGSQQGVNAGLMVGFTLWSYTLLLPTLLRSLPDQYQMFSYHFLNGGPAGINWLRPEALLGFESLAPLTHGVLWSLGLNILAFIWVSRIYRPSVAEQIQAESFFYYQTKPLPSHNNPVEMNYLQHDAARLKVGDLMVLAKRITGEQPTIQAFQNFCHQNNISLNEQGSANGMWWRFTEQYLAGTIGAASARTLLTTAMVNDGLALGQVANILDQASQWQRFNQNLIMTMIDHMTQGVSVVDENMCLVAWNNQYLKLFDYPQNLVYVGCPIADLIRYNAERGECGPGSIEEHVRKRINWMVKGSAHEFERIRKDGRVIQMRGNPIQGGGFVTTFADITAFRENEAILEARVQERTQQLADALTEQQLAREQADRANQSKSRFIAAASHDLLQPMHAARLFSTALEHSVQSEEDLQILQQLDRSLHGAESMLSALLDIARLEGEAIQPKVQAYPLRDLLNDLELQFKSIAAQRNIQLKVHDTKFWIETDPQWIRRIIQNFVSNALRYTAKGRVVVGVLRAASRPNYIRIGVWDTGPGISEEQRIKLFQEFVRCGHTSPWSEQGLGLGLAIVQRMTSMLDYPVNVYSTLHKGSCFMVEVPTTQAPQLNVSNNPVAAIQGHAMKILCLDNDGTILDCMSILLGRWGYDIYKAATPAEAEQIIKEHPIQVWLVDQHLDQDMLGLNFILEHRPAHIPVALITADSDPELPQRLKALNIVLLKKPLKPASLRAWLSSLKVTQ; this is encoded by the coding sequence ATGAACAGTTGGTTAATTATCGGGACCCTCGCCCTTTATATCCTGATTTTATTTGGTTGTGCCTTCTACGGAGAAAAACATGCCAGCCGTCTAAGTAAACGCGGTCGTATGCTGTTGTTTAGCTTAACCTTGGGTGTGTATTGCTCATCTTGGACTTTTTATGGTGCAACTGGAGCCGCTGTTCGTGATGGCATCTTATTCTTGCCTATCTACTTGGGCCCCCTGATTTTTATTGGTTTAGGCTATGATATCTGGCGACGGCTTGGTCGTGTACGACGACACCATGCTATTTCCTCTATTGCCGATTTTGTCGCAGCACGCTATGGCAAAAGTGGTGCATTGGCATCTTTGGTGACGATTCTTGCCGTCATTGCAATTATTCCCTATCTCGCATTACAACTGCGTGCTATCGCTCTCAGTGCATCGGTACTGCTCAATCATAATACCCATTTGGTTAGCACCACCACCAATAGTGTATTGGCCCTCACTGCGGTTCTCGCTGTCTTGGCGATGATGTTTGGTACACGGCAGATTGCCAACACCGAACAACATGGCGGGCTTATGTTGGCAGTAGCATTTGAATCCTTTGTAAAATTATTTGCGCTCATTATGGTCGCGCTATTTTTTATCTTTGAATCACCAGACAATATTGTGCAAATCTCTCACGATGTTGAACAGACTTTTCATAAAGTACAACAGTTTGGTGTGCCTGAAACCTTTTGGATTCAAACGTTACTGGCTGGTTTAGCAATTATTTGCCTACCGCGGCAATTTCATGTGGCGGTGGTAGAACTGCATGATGAAAAGCACATCAAAGGTGCGCGGCTTTGGTTTACCTTATATCTGGTTTTGACCATATTGGCGATTATTCCCATTGCCAGTTGGGCAATGCATGTTGCCCCCGATTATCTGACTATTCCTGATATTGCAGTTTTATCTTTACCGCTGAGCTATCAACATGATTGGTTAACATTATTAGCATTTCTAGGTGGATTCTCTGCCTCTACTGGTATGCTTTTAGTGTCCTCTGTTGCGCTATCCATTATGTTGAGTAATGACTTAATTATTCCGGCATTATGGCGCTTTGGCATACTCTCGCGACAAGATAAGTTTCTACCCGTCGTCCTCAAACTGACACGACGAATTTGCATTGTCGTTGTGATGCTTTTAGGCTTTTTGTTTTTTAACTTTTTTAAAGATATCGATCAACTTTCAGTATTTGGTTTATTGGCTTTTAGTGCTGTTGCACAATTTGCGCCAGCGCTCATTGGCGGGCTTTACTGGCGTGGTGGTAGCCAACAGGGCGTCAATGCCGGTCTGATGGTAGGTTTCACACTATGGAGCTATACGCTGTTATTACCCACCTTATTGCGTAGCCTACCAGATCAATATCAAATGTTTAGCTACCATTTTCTCAATGGTGGACCTGCCGGTATCAATTGGCTTCGCCCCGAAGCATTGCTCGGCTTTGAGTCCTTAGCACCGCTAACACACGGTGTACTATGGTCTTTAGGGCTTAATATTTTGGCTTTCATTTGGGTATCACGTATTTATCGCCCCAGTGTTGCCGAACAGATTCAAGCTGAAAGTTTCTTTTATTATCAAACCAAACCTTTACCATCTCACAACAACCCAGTGGAAATGAATTACTTACAGCATGATGCCGCACGGCTCAAAGTGGGTGATTTAATGGTATTGGCCAAGCGTATTACTGGTGAGCAGCCAACGATTCAGGCTTTCCAAAATTTCTGCCATCAAAATAATATCAGCTTAAATGAACAAGGCAGTGCCAACGGGATGTGGTGGCGTTTTACCGAACAGTATTTGGCTGGCACCATAGGCGCAGCTTCAGCACGAACCTTATTAACCACGGCCATGGTCAATGATGGGCTAGCACTTGGTCAGGTTGCCAATATTTTAGACCAAGCTTCACAATGGCAACGTTTCAATCAGAATCTGATCATGACCATGATTGACCATATGACACAAGGGGTCAGTGTGGTTGATGAAAACATGTGTTTGGTCGCTTGGAACAACCAATATCTTAAGTTGTTTGATTATCCACAAAATTTAGTCTACGTCGGTTGTCCAATTGCCGATTTAATCCGCTATAACGCAGAACGTGGCGAATGTGGTCCAGGTTCAATTGAAGAGCACGTACGTAAACGAATCAACTGGATGGTCAAAGGCAGCGCGCATGAATTTGAACGCATTCGTAAAGATGGACGTGTCATTCAGATGCGCGGTAATCCCATTCAAGGCGGTGGTTTTGTCACAACTTTTGCCGACATTACAGCATTCCGTGAGAACGAAGCAATTTTGGAAGCACGTGTACAAGAACGAACGCAACAATTGGCTGATGCACTCACAGAACAGCAATTAGCACGAGAACAAGCTGATCGTGCCAACCAATCGAAAAGCCGGTTTATCGCCGCAGCCAGTCATGACTTACTGCAACCTATGCATGCCGCACGATTATTTAGCACCGCATTAGAACACAGCGTGCAAAGCGAAGAAGATTTACAAATCTTACAACAGCTAGATCGCTCGCTGCATGGTGCGGAAAGTATGTTATCGGCGTTGTTAGATATCGCTCGTCTTGAAGGCGAAGCCATTCAGCCGAAAGTACAGGCATACCCCTTGCGCGACTTGCTCAATGATCTAGAATTACAATTCAAATCGATTGCAGCACAACGCAATATTCAGCTCAAAGTACATGACACAAAATTTTGGATTGAAACTGATCCACAATGGATTCGACGCATTATTCAAAACTTTGTCAGCAATGCTTTGCGTTATACAGCAAAAGGTCGCGTGGTGGTCGGTGTTTTACGTGCAGCCAGTCGACCTAACTATATTCGTATTGGGGTATGGGATACTGGTCCAGGTATTTCTGAAGAACAACGTATCAAGCTCTTTCAGGAGTTTGTACGTTGTGGTCATACCTCACCTTGGAGTGAGCAAGGTTTGGGTTTAGGCTTAGCCATTGTACAGCGCATGACCAGCATGTTGGATTATCCTGTCAATGTCTACTCTACCTTGCATAAAGGCTCTTGTTTTATGGTTGAAGTGCCGACGACACAAGCACCTCAGCTCAATGTCAGTAATAATCCTGTTGCTGCCATTCAAGGACATGCCATGAAGATCTTATGCTTAGATAATGACGGCACAATTTTGGATTGTATGTCGATTTTATTAGGACGTTGGGGCTATGATATTTATAAAGCAGCAACCCCAGCCGAAGCTGAGCAAATTATTAAAGAACATCCAATACAAGTTTGGTTGGTTGACCAGCATTTAGATCAAGATATGCTTGGACTCAACTTTATTTTAGAACATCGCCCTGCGCACATTCCTGTTGCCTTAATCACAGCAGATTCAGACCCAGAATTACCGCAACGTTTGAAAGCGCTCAATATTGTATTACTCAAAAAACCACTTAAACCCGCGTCATTACGAGCATGGCTTTCAAGCTTAAAAGTCACACAATAA